Proteins co-encoded in one Medicago truncatula cultivar Jemalong A17 chromosome 8, MtrunA17r5.0-ANR, whole genome shotgun sequence genomic window:
- the LOC25501912 gene encoding probable mitochondrial adenine nucleotide transporter BTL3, whose amino-acid sequence MNEEGRYDDQPRKLRQQTLQHNEEATVEATIHQLNKHSNISLSLFHPNRISFIPFGSSFFFFFFFFFFLITETPDQLFVPNPPITMSHLIQHNDDSFFFPGGLFLHADTVPTSFITCIPSSSSNSTTVSCFSCNIRKRVGFQILRVQGGAVFSSLSLSINGRSDDVDHRYKSNQKEEKENIHVHGSGAVNMTKHLWSGAFAAMVSRTFVAPLERLKLEYIVRGEQKNLFELIQTIATSQGLKGFWKGNFVNILRTAPFKAINFYAYDTYKNKLVRLSGNEESTNFERFVAGAAAGVTATLLCLPMDTIRTVMVAPGGEALGGVIGVFRHMIKTEGFFSLYKGLVPSIISMAPSGAVYYGVYDILKSAYLHSPEGMKRLRYMKEEGQELNALEQLELGTIRTLLYGAIAGCCSEAATYPFEVVRRQLQLQVRATRLNALATCVKIVEQGGVPALYAGLTPSLLQVLPSAAISYFVYEFMKIVLKVEST is encoded by the exons atgaATGAAGAAGGACGATACGACGACCAACCAAGAAAGCTCCGTCAGCAGACCTTACAGCACAATGAAGAGGCGACGGTGGAAGCAACGATTCACCAATTAAATAAACACTCcaacatctctctctctctttttcacCCAAATCGCATTTCATTCATTCCTTTCGgctcttccttcttcttcttcttcttcttcttcttcttcttaataaCTGAAACACCAGATCAACTTTTCGTACCAAACCCACCTATAACAATGTCCCACTTGATCCAACATAACGACGATTCCTTCTTCTTCCCAGGTGGTCTTTTTCTTCACGCTGACACGGTTCCTACCTCCTTCATTACCTGCATCCCATCTTCTTCATCGAATTCTACCACTGTTTCCTGTTTTTCTTGTAATATCAGGAAAAGGGTCGGTTTTCAGATTCTGAGGGTGCAAGGTGGTGCTGTTTTCTCTTCCTTGAGTTTGTCTATAAACGGAAGAAGCGATGATGTAGATCATAGATACAAATCCAATCAAAAAGAAGAGAAGGAGAATATTCATGTTCATGGATCGGGTGCTGTCAACATGACCAAACACCTCTGGTCTGGTGCTTTTGCCGCTATGGTCTCAAG AACTTTTGTTGCACCACTTGAGAGACTTAAGCTGGAATACATAGTTCGTGGTGAACAGAAGAATCTTTTTGAGCTCATTCAGACAATTGCAACATCTCAAGGTTTGAAAGGATTTTGGAAAGGAAATTTTGTGAATATTCTTCGGACGGCGCCCTTTAAGGCTATAAATTTTTATGCCTAtgatacatataaaaataaactgGTCAGATTGTCGGGGAATGAAGAATCCACAAATTTTGAGAGATTTGTTGCTGGGGCTGCTGCAGGGGTTACAGCAACCTTGCTCTGCTTGCCTATGGACACT ATTAGGACAGTAATGGTAGCACCTGGCGGTGAAGCATTGGGAGGTGTAATCGGTGTCTTCCGCCATATGATCAAAACTGAGGGCTTCTTTTCTCTTTACAAAGGTTTAGTACCCTCCATTATCAGCATGGCACCTTCAGGTGCTGTCTACTACGGCGTTTATGATATTTTAAAGTCAGCATATCTGCATTCACCCGAGGGAATGAAAAGACTCCGATATATGAAAGAAGAGGGTCAAGAGCTGAATGCTTTGGAACAACTGGAATTGGGTACCATTAGAACTTTATTATATGGTGCTATTGCTGGTTGTTGTTCTGAAGCTGCTACATATCCCTTTGAAGTTGTAAGGAGACAGCTTCAATTGCAGGTTAGGGCAACAAGATTGAACGCGCTAGCAACTTGTGTCAAGATTGTTGAGCAAGGAGGTGTTCCTGCTCTCTATGCAGGATTAACTCCCAGCTTATTGCAG GTGTTACCATCTGCTGCTATTAGTTACTTTGTATACGAGTTCATGAAGATAGTTCTCAAAGTAGAATCAACATAG
- the LOC25501913 gene encoding ras-related protein RABH1e, whose translation MATVSPLAKYKLVFLGDQSVGKTSIITRFMYDKFDTTYQATIGIDFLSKTMYLEDRTVRLQLWDTAGQERFRSLIPSYIRDSSVAVIVYDVANRQSFLNTNKWVEEVRQERGSDVIIVLVGNKTDLVEKRQVSIEEGDAKSKEFGIMFIETSAKAGFNIKPLFRKIASALPGMETLSSTNKEDMVDVNLKPTVHSSNTEQQGGGCSC comes from the exons ATGGCGACGGTTTCACCTCTCGCCAAATACAAGCTCGTTTTCTTAGGCGATCAATCCGTTGGCAAAACCAGTATCATCACCCGCTTCATGTACGACAAATTTGACACCACCTATCAG GCTACCATCGGTATTGATTTTTTGTCGAAAACAATGTACCTTGAAGATAGAACTGTTCGTTTGCAGCTTTG GGATACTGCAGGCCAAGAAAGATTTAGAAGTCTCATTCCAAGCTACATAAGAGATTCTTCTGTTGCTGTTATTGTATATGATGTAGCCA ACAGGCAATCATTTCTGAACACTAACAAGTGGGTTGAGGAGGTGCGTCAAGAACGTGGTAGTGATGTTATAATTGTCTTGGTTGGAAACAAAACTGATCTTGTCGAGAAAAG GCAAGTTTCTATAGAAGAAGGAGATGCCAAGTCAAAAGAGTTTGGAATCATGTTTATCGAAACCAGTGCAAAAGCAGGCTTCAATATCAAG CCTTTGTTTCGTAAGATTGCTTCCGCCTTGCCAGGGATGGAAACCCTTTCTTCTACAAATAAGGAAGACATGGTTGACGTAAATTTAAAACCCACAGTGCATTCATCCAATACAGAGCAGCAGGGAGGAGGTTGCTCATGTTAG